In one Juglans regia cultivar Chandler chromosome 11, Walnut 2.0, whole genome shotgun sequence genomic region, the following are encoded:
- the LOC109005233 gene encoding U-box domain-containing protein 13-like, producing MAKCQRNDLASVILDRPSTSSGGNFRLWNSFSGSSLRRKLFDAVSCGGSSRYRHRHNDYDFATSARSVSENPKPKAQEKPRGVKSEKLSDLLSMADSPETVTDFETKKKEEALEELKRVAKELQAEDSEKRKAAASMVRLRCKEDSEARVTLAMLGAIPPLVGMLDSEDLESQIASLYALLNLGIGNDANKAAIVKAGGVHKMLKLIESPNAPNPSVSEAVVANFLGLSALDSNKPVIGSSGAIPFLVKNLQNSDHESSSPQSKQDAIRALYNLSIFSLNISFVLETNLVPFLLKSLGDMVVSERILAILSNVVSTPEGRKAISVVSDAFPILVDVLNWTDSPGCQEKASYILMVMAHKGYGDRQAMIEAGIVSSLLELTLLGSTLAQKRASRILECFRVDKGKQVTESFGGSLGGTAVSAPICGGSSSSSTNPIAGGSKECLEEAEDNMSEEKKAVKQLVQQSLQNNMRRIVKRANLPQDFVPSDHFKSLTTSSTSKSLPF from the exons ATGGCCAAGTGTCAGCGAAATGACCTCGCATCCGTAATCCTCGACCGCCCTTCCACCAGCTCCGGCGGCAACTTTCGCTTATGGAATTCCTTCTCCGGCTCCTCACTCCGCCGCAAATTATTTGACGCCGTCAGCTGCGGTGGCAGCTCCAGATACCGTCACCGCCACAACGACTACGATTTCGCCACAAGCGCCAGATCGGTTTCCGAGAATCCGAAGCCCAAGGCACAGGAAAAGCCTCGAGGGGTCAAGTCCGAGAAGCTCTCGGATCTTCTAAGCATGGCGGACTCTCCGGAGACCGTAACCGACTTCGAGacgaagaagaaggaggaggcACTGGAGGAGCTGAAGCGCGTGGCGAAGGAACTCCAGGCCGAGGACTCGGAGAAGAGAAAGGCTGCAGCGAGCATGGTGAGGCTGCGCTGCAAGGAAGACTCGGAGGCTAGAGTCACTCTGGCGATGCTCGGAGCGATCCCTCCGTTGGTAGGAATGCTGGATTCGGAAGACCTCGAATCTCAGATCGCTTCGCTCTATGCGCTGCTCAATCTCGGGATCGGAAACGATGC GAACAAAGCGGCCATTGTCAAAGCCGGTGGTGTTCACAAGATGCTAAAGCTGATCGAATCTCCAAATGCTCCAAACCCATCAGTCTCCGAAGCTGTAGTGGCGAATTTCCTTGGCTTGAGCGCATTGGATTCAAACAAGCCAGTGATTGGATCATCCGGTGCAATCCCATTCTTGGTGAAAAACCTTCAGAATTCAGACCATGAAAGTAGTAGCCCCCAATCCAAGCAAGATGCAATCCGagctctctacaatctctcaaTCTTCTCGCTGAACATTTCGTTTGTTTTGGAAACCAACTTGGTCCCCTTTTTATTGAAATCGCTGGGTGATATGGTAGTAAGCGAAAGAATCCTTGCAATCCTTAGCAATGTGGTATCTACCCCAGAAGGTCGAAAGGCAATAAGTGTGGTGTCTGATGCTTTCCCAATATTGGTTGATGTTTTGAACTGGACCGATTCACCGGGTTGCCAAGAGAAGGCATCTTACATTTTGATGGTCATGGCACACAAAGGCTATGGTGATAGGCAAGCAATGATCGAGGCTGGCATTGTATCATCCTTGCTAGAATTAACCCTTTTGGGTAGCACATTGGCGCAGAAGAGGGCTTCAAGGATCCTGGAGTGTTTTAGAGTGGATAAAGGGAAGCAAGTTACAGAGAGTTTTGGTGGGAGTTTAGGTGGTACAGCGGTGTCAGCTCCTATCTGTGGTGGGTCTTCATCGTCTTCTACAAACCCGATTGCCGGGGGTTCAAAGGAGTGTTTGGAGGAGGCAGAAGATAACATGAGTGAGGAGAAGAAAGCAGTGAAGCAGCTAGTGCAACAGAGTTTGCAGAACAACATGAGGAGAATTGTGAAAAGAGCAAATTTGCCACAAGATTTTGTTCCCTCAGATCATTTCAAGTCTCTCACAACAAGTTCGACTTCGAAGAGCTTGCCCTTTTGA